One segment of Dolichospermum sp. DET69 DNA contains the following:
- a CDS encoding reverse transcriptase N-terminal domain-containing protein has translation MIGHRNNSSESWKTLPWKKFRRNLFRLQKRVYKAVQVGDKRKATSLQKLILKSTAARLLAIRQVSQLNAGKKTAGIDGKKSLTFKERFELNELLKASVSNWKHQELREIPIPKKDGTMRMLKIPTIADRAYQCLVKYALEPAHEATFHARSYGFRTGRSAHDAQRQLFNNLNSKANGTDKRVIELDIEKCFDRINHTAIMDELIAPHSIRQGIFRCLKAGVNPEFPEQGTPQGGVVSPLLANIALNGIESIHRYHEKSNRRITDRTPKESIVEPTIRYADDMVIILRPQDDATEILDKISQFLAERGMKVSEKKTKLTAATNGFDFLGWHFKVQKNGKFRCVPSVDNFKAFRKKVKHIVNNSNYGATTKAEKLAPVVRGWRNYHRFCKMDGSRNSLFHIETRAFRVFNKETKQNRYTSKKLLDKAFPSVPCSENKHINVKGEKSPYDGDLSYWSERNSKLYNNDTSKALKRQNHKCGHCGLKMLSDEKVHLHHIDGNHQNWKPKNLLAIHESCHDYIHMSKSVS, from the coding sequence ATGATTGGACACAGAAATAACTCTAGTGAATCTTGGAAGACGTTGCCCTGGAAGAAATTCCGCCGTAACTTATTCCGCCTACAAAAACGAGTGTATAAAGCGGTTCAAGTTGGCGACAAGCGCAAAGCTACGTCACTACAAAAGCTGATTCTGAAATCAACCGCAGCGAGATTACTGGCTATCCGTCAAGTATCACAGCTAAATGCTGGGAAAAAGACCGCAGGAATTGATGGCAAAAAGTCCCTTACCTTTAAGGAACGCTTCGAGCTTAATGAACTGCTAAAAGCATCCGTTAGCAACTGGAAACACCAGGAACTAAGAGAGATACCCATCCCCAAAAAGGACGGTACGATGAGGATGCTGAAAATCCCCACTATTGCAGACAGAGCTTACCAATGCCTTGTCAAATACGCATTAGAACCAGCACACGAGGCAACCTTCCACGCTAGGAGCTACGGGTTTAGGACGGGACGTTCAGCGCATGACGCACAAAGACAACTGTTCAACAACTTAAACTCCAAAGCCAACGGAACAGATAAAAGAGTTATAGAACTCGATATCGAAAAATGCTTTGACAGGATAAACCACACCGCCATCATGGATGAACTCATCGCTCCTCATAGCATAAGACAAGGTATTTTCCGATGTCTCAAAGCCGGAGTTAATCCAGAATTTCCCGAACAAGGAACACCTCAAGGTGGTGTGGTAAGCCCACTTTTAGCTAACATCGCCCTAAACGGGATTGAAAGTATTCATAGATATCACGAGAAATCTAATCGCAGAATCACAGACAGAACCCCAAAGGAAAGTATTGTTGAACCAACAATCCGTTACGCGGATGACATGGTAATAATACTTCGACCCCAAGACGATGCGACTGAAATACTTGACAAAATCAGTCAGTTTCTAGCAGAGCGGGGAATGAAAGTCAGTGAGAAAAAGACAAAGCTAACCGCCGCGACAAATGGGTTTGATTTCCTCGGCTGGCACTTCAAAGTCCAGAAAAACGGGAAGTTTAGATGCGTTCCATCAGTGGACAACTTTAAAGCTTTTCGCAAGAAAGTAAAGCACATCGTCAACAACTCGAATTATGGTGCTACCACAAAGGCTGAGAAATTAGCCCCTGTAGTTAGAGGTTGGAGGAATTACCACCGCTTCTGCAAGATGGACGGGTCAAGAAACTCGTTATTCCACATCGAAACAAGAGCTTTCAGGGTATTCAATAAGGAAACTAAGCAAAACCGCTACACTAGCAAGAAATTACTAGACAAGGCGTTCCCCTCAGTTCCCTGCTCCGAAAACAAACACATCAATGTCAAAGGTGAGAAATCACCTTATGACGGAGATTTAAGTTATTGGAGCGAGCGTAACAGCAAGCTCTATAACAACGACACCTCTAAAGCCCTCAAACGGCAAAACCATAAATGTGGTCATTGTGGTCTAAAAATGCTCAGTGATGAGAAGGTGCATTTACATCATATAGATGGAAACCACCAAAACTGGAAACCAAAAAACCTTCTAGCAATTCATGAAAGCTGCCACGATTATATTCACATGAGCAAAAGCGTAAGCTAA